ATGCATTTTAGCTCCTATATGGAGCAGGTACTGAGGAATATTCAGTGAATGAATAATGAACATTAAGTACATAAGATTGTGGAGGTAATTTTGAATAATGGATTTCTACCAAATCCTAAGACAATGAGTACAAAAACAGATTTAAGTTACTATTGAGTCTTTTTGTGATTAATTCTGCATATCTTAATTCTTGTAAATTGTCACAGATTAAGAATTATGGAGTTCTTAAAATCCAACGATTTAAATCATCTTATGTCATTAGCCAAGTTTTAATATTAAATGAAATTCCTAAAACAATAATTGTCAGAATAAGCAATTCTTTCATATAACAAGCATGAGAATTTTATGAAGAAactaaattatatataaagaattttgtTGTTTCCTAGCCTAGTgacatgaatttttaatcttGATTACTTTTTAATTGTTGCATTAATGTGTTTGGTTCTGTCCCTGCTGGCCACCAGGAAAGGCGAAATGATGTGACAAAGGTGCATACTCTACTTTTGTGAAATTGTTTCGTTACTCCTATGATCAATGATTTTATAATCCTGGTGGTTTTGGCCTTTAGTAAACTTCTATTTTCAGTTTAGTCAACTTACTTTCTAATTTTTCATCATTGCCTTAAAGACATTTATTATATGCCATTAATAGTGTGCTTTGATGGATGATGAATATAAGCATTGGTCATTGCCTTGTCAaagtattttctctcttttgaacACATTTCAAAAACTTCCAAAGTTAATAGATAAGCTGTGAGAAGGTTACTGGTGTCATAGATCCATCAACATGTCCTGAGCATTTGAAACTTTAAGGAAGGCACATGAATACTGAAAAATGGAGCATCACTGAACTTCCATTGAGGATCCTATAGATTCTCTGGTTCCTTTGTCTGTAGGTGTTTGGCCCTTCTTTGTTTCACCTTTTTATGTTTCTGTCTGGTTTTGGATTCTAATGGTCCCAGATTATCATCATATGCCAAGGTGACCTCTTTTCCATGAACTGCCTCTAGAAAATGGTGATGGTTTGGAAAGTAAATGAAGCTCTCATTTGTGGCTTTGATGTGAAGACAGCTAATGACCTTGAATAACTGTTTAGAACTACGCAAGAGTTTAAGACCCTACTTCTATCAAACTGGGTATGTACTATACTATTGTGACAATTTGATGCATTTCTCACTACCATGAAGAACTGTACTTTTTtgactaatacccacttattaatgagtacataccatttaccttttaaaaatttttatttatttacattccaaatgttgtcctccttcccagttccccctcccagAGACCTtcatccccttcccctcccccatgcttcTGAGAgagggtgcttctccacccacccatgcactctaacctacccatccacccccatCTCATACTCTCCTCCCCAGCATTCCCCTTCCTTGGGACATCAAGACTCTATATGATtggtattttattgtgtaaataaaccacatttctgtatccattctttggttgagggtaatctctgttgtttccagcttttggctattacaaataaggctgctataaacatagtggagcatgtgtcctggttgtatggtgggacatcttttgggtctTTTAAGTCATCATTCAATGAATGGAAAATATCAGTCACATATAGTGATCCTATTAGTTAAAAATGgattaacaaagaagcaaaatctAAATGTTATTGACTCTTTTGCTTCCTTGAAGCTAGAAGCATACATATTTCCTTTGGCTTGAGGCTCTATTATAGCTTGGAATAACTCCAGTTTTTAAATTGTAACATTTCATTAactatgaaataaaaagaaaaggtttgAATGCTTATTATAATAGTAGCTATCATGATACTGATGTATGTGTTTCCATAAATTTTGTGTATGATGTAAGGAAGCTTTAATTCCCTTACCACAGTCctgaattttttctttcattttcctctctctctctctctctctctctctctctctctctctctctctctctctctctctctctctctctctttcctctctttctttccctgtggTTACTATCCTTACCATGTTTCACCATGCCTGCATGAACAGGAACAAAATTAATCTTCCTGGCTGGATTATGGGGGGATAATTTAATGTTCAGTTTTAGTGTAAAATTTCTAGAAAGCTGCTGTGTGGTTTGATAATTACAAACTCATTCCATCTCCCTTTCCACTATTTCccaaagctcagaaaaaaaatataattgtTTTTTCTCAACTTTTACAATTTCCTATGGTCTTGTTTCTTCACCCTACATCTCCCCTATGCCTACTTACTCTTATCAGATGTCACTGAAAGAGGTTACTTTGTCGTCACATAAATTATCAGCAATGAGAGAAGTGGGCACACGTAAGCTtagagatgttatacaaacagtcAAATAGCTGCACTTGCTTTCTGAAATACTAAATGTGGACAAAATCAAGTATAAGCTCTTTTGGCAAGATGAAGGTACCATGTAAATGGCTTTCCCCAGATGAATTCTCAGGCATCTCTACAACTCATCGCAAGCCTGATAAAGTTGGATGACAGCGCATTAAAAGGACATCACAGTATATATTTTAACAGCACTTTCTTGCTTTGGAAATATcaccaaagggaaagaaaaaggtgGTGCACTGAAGCTCAACCTGACACATGGGGCATTTGTGTATTTTTTACATCAAATACTCATTTGTGATCTCATTCGTTTCTTTGCATTAGATAACTTTTTAGAGCAAACAGAAAGAAGTAAACACTCATATAAAATCTTGCATGAGATTTTAAATataatctactttttaaaaaaattggaattaattacatcatttccccattCCCTTTAAGATAACAAACTCACGAAgaaccaaaacaagaaaacctgAATCCTTCATAATTTCTCAGTACTTTCTGAGATAATTAAAATTGCCTCTGAGCTTCTATTATATTTCTGGACTTAATaccctttttgttgttttaatgaaagcattaattttaatttagtaAACATATCAAATGTTTTCTAAGCACTCCCATTTTGTAGCACTTGGCATAGTTGTGGAAAAAAAACCACTCACATTAGCCTCATTTGATATTTGTGTGTGGATCTGAGGCATAAATAGGACATAAAAATAGGACAGGAGaatggcaggtgtgtgtgtgtgtgtgtgtgtgtgtgtgtgtgtgtgtatgtgaatgtatgtatgtgtttgagtgtgtgtgtgcttgtgtaaggCAGAATCTAAAATATGATGCATATGACTGGATTCCAGAAAGCAAGAATGAACAAAGATGGGGTCAGACATAGGCTAGACAGACAACTTTCCTATGGAAACCTTAAGTTTTGTGTTCAAGTGGTAGAAAACAACAGGAAGCTTAAACACCAGAGAAAGCTCACAAATACACTGCAGTCTGAAAAGTCATTGTCACTCTTTGGATAACTGATTCAGAAACAATAGGTTGAACAGGAACAGAATGACTAAGCAACTTTCTCATCATTTTGAATACATGTCAGCTGAGGCTCTGTATAAAGAAAGaagaggctgcaaaccccttcagctccttgggtactttctctccagctccttcattagggacatTGTGCTCCTTcgaatggatgactgtgagcatgcatttctgtaaaagtacccaaggagctgaaggtgtttgcagcctcataggaggaacaacaatatgaaataaccagtaccctcagagctccctggaactaaaccaccaatcaaagaaaacacatggtgggactcgtggctctagctgcatatgtagcagaggataatttagttgatcatcaatgggagtagaggctcttggtcatgtgaaggttctatgccccagtacaggggaatgccaaggccaggaagcaggagtgggtggattggtgagcaggaggaggggagaggggatagaggaattttggaggggaaactaggaaaggggataacattggaaatgaaaacaaagaaaatatctaataaaaatatattaaaaaagaaagaagataagtTTTCATAGACACATAGAATGTATACTTTGAAAATTCCATAAAGCCTAGAGAATTGGAATCCATTTTTCTCTGTtccacatatgcataaatattgCTGTGGCTTATGGGTCTGACTGGGACTCTTGCATTCAAGCCAGCTGCTGCAATAACAAAAGATACTCAAGCTCCCATGGACTCTTCCCTATTCTTTCATTGTTACTTGGAATTAGTATCCTGTTGCTTTTGAACCCTTAGACTTGAGTAATCATTGCCTTATACTTCTAGCCTTCTTCAGCCCATGAAATTCTTGTTCTCTCCTCTCATGGTCATCTTTCTGCTTTCATGCTCCTCCCCCATATATGAATTTAAATTTAGGTTCTGcctatgagagaaaacatgttaCTTATATTTCTGAATCTGacttatttaaaacaatgatctccagGCCCTTGATTTTCCTGCAAATGTCAGagtctcatttttctttatagctgaataaaattctactatgcatatatgcatggtTTCATTAATCAATTATCTAGTCAACAGATATCTAAACTTGCCCCAGTTTTTTAGCTTAGTGAATAATGTAGCAACAAACATGgccttataaatatatatatagtatgttaaAAAAGATTTTTCAATTTTCATCTATAGGCAAGATGGCATAGCTGGATCCTATGGTAATGACAGTTGTAGTTCTTTGAGGATCATCCTTGCTGGTTTCCACGGTAGCTATAAGATGTTGCAGTTGCCCCAGTATTGCATAAAGGTTCCTTTCCTGATATTCCTTTAGAAAaattctctcatacattacatctgggttctagtttcccctctgcccTTTTCTCCCAGTGTCCCTCTGCTCTCTCCCAcaaatccactcctcctccattttctacaggggggaaaaaagcagGCCTCCCAAAGATATCAAGCAAACATGGTTTaacaagttgcaataagactaggcacacatTCTCTATCAAGGCTGGAGCTGGCAActggcaacccagtaggagataAAAGGCCCTGCATTGTGAGTAGGCAAAAACATGAGAGACACCATTCACTTCCACAGTTAGGACACCAAGGTACACAACTATGATGTATATACAGAGGACCTAGTTCAGACCAATACAGGGTTCGTGTTTGttacctcagtctctgtgagcccctatgagcgaTGCTTTGTTGATTTTGTGGGTAATGTTCTTAGGTGTCCTCAACCCCTCTGGGTCCTACAATCCTCCTGCACCCTCCTTTTTGTGGTTCCCCTGCGtcagcctaatgtttggctgtaggtttctggatctgctcccatcagttccTGGATGAtgtctctctgatgacaattaggCTAAGTAAGCAATGATCCTGTAGTATGGCAGAATatcactgacttttttttttctttgtcagtcatgtttggttctatcctgaaTCTCAGGACTGTCCTtcctctggttcttggtcattcAGACAGTGTCGGGTATGAGTTCCCTCTTGTGGCCTGGGCCTCACATTGGGATTCTAGCTGGTATTTGACTGCTTCTTTTTTTGGTCACCATCTGACTGGCAGAAGATTGAACCTGAAGGTagttttcatttgtgtttctctgatggctaaggatacaGAACACCGGCAGACATCAGTGTGATATTTATGCTGAATTTTGAGAACTGCCTGCTTATCTCATCAGCTCGTTATGATTTTGGAGGAATGTTTACTATTTGCACTTCTTCATATAGTCTGCATGTTATTCCCTGGGTGATGTGTAGTTTGTAATATTTTTACTGTCTCAAAATGCTAGCAATCATTTAGTTTGCTGTGCAGAGgcttttcaacttcatatgaTCACGTTTGTTAATATATAGAAATACTTTTTATACCAGTGGAGTCTTTTTCAGAACAGTTTATGCCTCTatcttgatgttttgttttgcttttttttctgtattttcctctACCAGTTTCAACATttcagattttaaattttttatccattttgagtttattatttttcagaaaaagtggatttattttcatttttttctatgtggATAGCCTAATATAACAGCCAGTTTCTGTTGGATTGTACTTAGCAGCCTCTCCTCTAACATCTTTGACTTTTCTTACTTCTGTGggtttcaaaaaaacaaagctTTCTACTTTTTGTGTGCTTATAATTTCACAGTGCATGGCATAAAAGAATAACAGTGAGCATTTAAAACACAGTTGATGGAGCTTGGCAGGGCAGGTAGGTCCCAAGTCAACTGGGCTCTGTGGATGTCCGAGCTGGGGTGGGTTTTAGACAGAGTCTTACCTCTGCTCCTGGAGGGGTAGGGTTACCAACCCACAgccaaaatttctgacccagaattattcctgacaaaaagaactacagggacaaaaatggagaagagactgaaggaaaggcagttcAACAACCACCCAACGTGGGATCCATCTTGGGGGggaggcaccaaggcctgacactatcactaatgcaatgatgtgcttacagataggagactagcctggctgttctctgagaggtcctaccagcagctgactgagacatatgcagatacttacacccaaccattgaattgaagtcagggactcctatggttaggggaaggattaaagaagctgaagaggtgggtgaccccataggaagacccatagtctcaactaactcagaccctagggagctcctagagactgagccaccaatcagtcAGCATACAGGGCCTTGTCCAAagcccccagcacatatatagcagaggacttcctggtctggcctAAGTGGGAGATGATGAACCTAATTCTCCAGAGACTTAAGGTCCCAGGGAAGAGGGACCTGttgagggggagcaccctctcagaggcaagtggggaggaggaatgggatgaggaactgtgggagggaggactgggaagGGGGCAACAACTAGGatgtaaatacatataattattaaaaacagTTTAACTCCACTAAGTTCAGAagaatttgtgttttcattatctTAAGACCTATTTCAGATAAGGCctatgattttaaaattcatattctcTCACGAATATTGGACACATCACACTTACATTCTTCTACAGAATTGTGTCCACAATATCTTCTTGATGCATCCTGGAAATCCTTAAATATCAGATTACAAGAAAGACTGGGTAGAGTACCACTTTTGAGCTGTCAGCCATAATACCACTAAATGcactattttaatttttggtcATGTTTATGTTTATTGTACAGAAGGGTGTATGTTTACTAATCCTTTAATTTCTATTACCccatgcaaaggaaaaaacatagTAATATGAATATGTTGATTTTGCTTCAGATTGATAACAATAACATGCAttaaattcttttttccttttttcttttttgttttattatatattttctttatttacatttcaaatgttatccccttttcttgtttcccctctgaaaatctcctattccctctccttccccctccccctgccccccaacccatccacttctgcttcctggccctggcattcccctacactagggcatagaaccttcacaggaccaaggacctcttcttctATTGATGAccatcaaggccatcctctgctacatatgtattaaATTCTTAATGAGTCATTGTTCATTATATAAactattataaaaattttaatgaacCATTAAGAAATAAATCAAGAACCTCTACTCTAAGATTTCTTCTATTTTACTTGATTGTCTGTTCTAGAGCCAGAATTCCACTTCatttatcaaacaaacaaacaaataaacaaacaaacaaatatcctGGATTACAAAAGCTTTCTTTTGACTATTACTTGTCTGAACCATTTATTCTTATCATGTATATCCTGTATTGTTTCTGAACACAACAAGCTAAGTAGTTTTGAAAAGGCTATGAAACTGAAAACCAAGGCGTGGATTCAAGGTGATGCACACTTTATTTCTTGCCATGGAGGATCTGCCCTGGGGACATTCAGCAGAGTGCCTAACAAAGAGCATGGTCTCTAGGATGTGGGAATCATAGATTAAAATATCAACTCTGATCCATGGTAGATGTGTGACCTGAAATCTCTAGACTCTTTTAATCAACAGTGTACATTTTAATTGTATTGTAAATAGTTACACAGTTTGCTGTGCTGTTCTGAAGGATAGGCAGAATATGCTTTGTCAGCAATTTGAGAAAATCTAGCACAAAACTTTCAGGAAATGTCAGTTACTTTGagaaatagttttatttcttcatcattacaatttacatttccctggttAGGCTATAAAGCTCATGAaaagcatagcatagcatagcatagcatagcatagcatagcatattttaaacagaaaaaaatctaagtatTCATTAAACCTtgctaaataaattaaaaacttgaAAACACGCACATCTAATGGGGAATCTCCAACAATGTTTTTGGAACATGAAAATCACACCAGGATTTTCAAAAGTTAAGAAAATTCTGTGTTCATTTTGCAAAGAGCAAACTAAGAATAGcctttctgatttgttttgttttcacactGTAGATGATGGGGTTGAGCACAGGGGGTAGAAGAAGGTAAACATTGGCCATCATTGTATGGACTACCTTGGGTGCTGACCGACCATATCGATGTACCAGAGACAGGCTAAACATTGGGATGTAGAAAACTGCAACTGCTCCAATGTGGGACACACAGGTGCTGAAGGTCTTGTGCCTTTCTTCAGAGGAGGCGATACTGAGGACAGAGCGAATGATCAGTATATAAGATAAGACAATGCATGGAGTATCTATCCCTGTGGTCAGAATGAGATCAACTAGTCCACAGATGCTATTGGCTCGAGTGTCTGAACATGCTAACTTAATCACATCTGGATGATAACAGTAGGAGTGGGAGAGGGTATTCCTTTTACAGAAAGAGACAGGTTTAAGGAGCAGAAGCAGTGGGACTATTAATAACAGAGCACGCATTATCACTAGGAAACCCATCTGAATGATTCTAGAATTAGTAAGAATCATGGTATATCTAAGAGGGTTGCAGATCGCTACATAACGATCAAAAGCCATAGCCACTAGCACTCCAGATTCTATAAATGTGAATCCATGGAGAAAAAACATCTGAACAATGCAAAAATCTAGACTGATTTCATTTGCCTGAAACCACAGGATTCTCAAGGTAGTTGACATTGTAGAAAAAGTCAAACCCAGGTCAGtggcagagagcacagagaggaAATAGTACATAGGTTCATGCAGACTATGCTGGGTCACAATGATGAAGAGGATCATGCTGTTGCCAGAGAGGGCAGTGGCATAAAGACAACAGAAAGGGATGGAGATCCAGCTGTGAGCAGACTCTAGGCCAGGAATGCCAGTCAACAAGAAGGTTGGTAATTGCGATGTGAAGTTGCTTAGGAATTCTGTGTTGTCCTGCATATGTAGCATTTGCCTGTCCAGTGCTCACATCCTAAGAAGTAACAAATTATACAGTTATAGAAAGTATTTAGACAATTTTCTGATTAGAAAAAATACTCTAGGAAATAAATTCTGTTGTGTAGAAAACTAAAATTTATTACGTTAGTAATTATAATTAGATATTTAGAATAGTTTTTTTACTGTTAAACCAAGTAAATATTTTTCACataaatgtgcatatatatttatttttatatttctagaaTTTTAAGTTTCACCAGATTATGTGAATAAATAGTCATTTCTAAGAATGCAAAAAAAATAGGAATGTTTTAATGTGGGAGAGTCActggaacacaggaaaacaagcataaatttatttttaataagtcaGGTTTAAAGTGATCAATAGAAGCCTACTTAAAGATGTCCAGGCATTTGGAATGGACCTTCAGGTGTGACTCTCTAGACATAGCTTTCTAGGAATATTCTTTTAAATCCCACAGAACAGGTGAACAGCCAAGGAGAGTaggttattaaaagaaaataatgaagacaAAGTATTTTGGAAGTTTAGGAGAACCTGAATGGTTTGTGAGAGCCACGAAAGAGGAGACACCCTGGTAACCTCCTGTGTATATGTTGTTAACAATGCTGAAGTGCTTGAGCAGCCACCTCTACTAAACACTGAAACAATCAAAAGGAGTTCAGAGTAGTTGTTGATTGTGGGAAAGGCAGGTGCCCTCGCCGACACTGAAAGTGCCAATCACTGGGTGTGTATTAGGGAGTGGATGGGGAAATTGTGGTGGTTCTATCGTTTGTTTCATTTTCAGAAACTTAGCAGCTAaggaaaagacagagatagagtgTGACTAATCTAGGCTATAAGAGGTATGGGGGTGTTTTGAAATGGGAAGAATTTAGATAAATACACTAATTTATGAACTGTGATTATAGATACAGTAATAGTCATGAGTTTTAGATAATGACTGAGAGGATTTAGTTGATATTTAAATGTTTGAAAGCATCATGTGATTGAGCTCAGCACAGGAGAGTAATTAGTTCTCAGAAAGAAGAGGTGAAACATTTTTTATCGACActaggtaaaatattaaatagTAGGAATATTCCTTACCCTGTTAAAGTTTTTCAGTCAAATTTAGCAAGAATTTCCTTTATGCTAATAGATATCTTCTAATGTGTTTTTAATTAACCATTTTTCATGCTATTTTCGTTTTTTTGTTACATCTTAAATTTCATGAGTTTCAATCCTATCTGAGAGGAACTAGAGCTACAAACTGCTATTATATGGATTCCAATATAAGATATACTAAATGATTACCAGAATTTTTTATAAACCTATTTGAATACTTATGTGTAGGTAAAAAACATATACAAAGACAGCACAGTGAGCATCATTATCTATCTTACCAGGGCCTTGTGGAAACAGGAACTTTCTATGTCTTTGCTAGCAGAGACAGAACAGGCTATCATGCTGGGACCTACGGACTTTTTAGTAAGTTTGAACTGAACTGTGGGATTATATGCAAGATGTGAATTTCTCTGGGGAAATTGGCAAAGAACAagcaacatattttaaaatgtagggTGTCACCATTAAATCCCAAAAGGTTTTAAGCTAATAACTCAAATAAACAGCAGTCCCCCAGAGTCTTGAATGATAAACAAAGGAAACTGAAGAATTCATACACAGTTTGCTCTCCATAGTGATGTGCTGTTTCTTATGCAGTCTGTCACACTCCCTGTGAGTTCTTATGAGTATTGTTGGGTCTACAAAACATCATCATCACCTCTGGATGAACAATATTTCCACACTTCTGTGATGATCTCAGAGTCTTGTGGGAAAGAATGCTATCAAGATGTCCCATTTATGACTTCGTACTCTGTAATCTCTTATTCTCTGAATGTTGACAAATTTTGGGTTTCTTTTAATTTCAGTCTAATGCAAGAATTGATGGATGCCCTAACCTATGAGTATAGTGATAATGATTAGCAGTCATTTTAATACTATGCCCACTAGCAGAATAATAGTCCTAGGGTTCTACCCTAGGTCCTATAGCATATCTAGCCAAGGTTCCTGGCCCCAGTAACGCTGCCAGGTATGAGTTTTATTAGTGGAGAGGCCTTACATACGATCAGAAATCAGTCACTTATCAGTAACATTGAACCACTATTGCATCAGTGGGCATAACTTGTCAAGGTATCATTGTTGCTCATAACGTGTACAGAAGAGTAAGATTGTGTCTAGAATCTTTTAGTTcaatgaaagctagccagtaggaATAAAGTATTAAGATCAGCACTCATTGATTGATTTCTATGTTTCCTGACTCAgatatgtggtgtcttcagcaatagagtgtGATAGATGATAAGTATAAAAAACTGTGGAGCACAATATGGTACTTTAATACCTGTATACAAGGTGTGAGATCAAGGCCTTGTGTATACTTTACCCATCTCAGACATTTCTCACGTTGTGTAAAACttctatttattttgatgttttgtgttttttattaaagaataagaataaaatagaagAGTCACTGACTGAGGGCAAATTGTGACCATTAATTCATTCATATCTTCATGCTTTTAAGCTGTACATACACTTATGAACAAAAGCACCCAGTTCACAAAGATATACAAATTATAAAgcaaatatatataacaaataaaaacaattgtGGAATTATGCCCTTGAGggacagtttttctcttagaaagttAAAGGCACAATAGGCCCCAATACAACAGTGCCTTACTGTCCAGCCTCTAGGCCTTCACTTACTGTTAgccatataattaaaaaattatttataaacatttcCTCAAGTCTGTTTCCTGGGCAAATTGTTGCTACAATGCCTTGTTGGCAAATCTCAACTGATCTTGGGATGGAGATAGGACCTGATTGACTTGTTCATTTTATATGTTATCCTAAgggaagaatgagaaagaaatgaacacTCTAGCTCTTTGTGGTCACAAGTGGATATGATAAGAAAATAATCTTTAGTAGAGTGGGCTAGCTATCAGTAGAGCattagaaaatataattaataaaatggagGTTAACACTCCAGGAATCTGTGTTCTCTTTACTGTTCAACCACAGCGACAaatttctgaaggaaaaaaaaatctttaagagaGGGAGGTTCTTAGTCAGAAGCCCCATTGCTGAGGACCTTAAGAGAGCCTGAAATACGGCAGGAGCACTTGGTGGAGAATAGCATCTTACCAACTGGTGAACtggaagc
This Mus musculus strain C57BL/6J chromosome 7, GRCm38.p6 C57BL/6J DNA region includes the following protein-coding sequences:
- the Olfr566 gene encoding olfactory receptor 566 — protein: MLHMQDNTEFLSNFTSQLPTFLLTGIPGLESAHSWISIPFCCLYATALSGNSMILFIIVTQHSLHEPMYYFLSVLSATDLGLTFSTMSTTLRILWFQANEISLDFCIVQMFFLHGFTFIESGVLVAMAFDRYVAICNPLRYTMILTNSRIIQMGFLVIMRALLLIVPLLLLLKPVSFCKRNTLSHSYCYHPDVIKLACSDTRANSICGLVDLILTTGIDTPCIVLSYILIIRSVLSIASSEERHKTFSTCVSHIGAVAVFYIPMFSLSLVHRYGRSAPKVVHTMMANVYLLLPPVLNPIIYSVKTKQIRKAILSLLFAK